One Streptomyces hundungensis DNA segment encodes these proteins:
- a CDS encoding CoA-binding protein yields MHPEQSEQPEQSEQDTIRKILTESGDTWAVVGLSSNQGRAAYGVAKVLQRFGKRVVPVHPKAETVHGEQGYASLDAIPFPVDVVDVFVNSELAGEVADQAVAAGAKAVWFQLGVVDQDAYDRTRAAGLDMVMDRCPAIEIPRLG; encoded by the coding sequence GTGCACCCCGAGCAGTCCGAGCAGCCCGAGCAGTCCGAGCAGGACACCATCCGCAAGATCCTCACCGAGAGCGGTGACACCTGGGCCGTCGTGGGGCTCTCCTCCAATCAGGGGCGGGCCGCCTACGGGGTGGCCAAGGTGCTTCAGCGGTTCGGGAAGCGGGTCGTGCCCGTGCATCCCAAGGCGGAGACCGTGCACGGGGAGCAGGGGTACGCCTCGCTCGACGCCATTCCCTTCCCCGTCGACGTCGTCGACGTGTTCGTCAACAGCGAGCTCGCCGGTGAGGTGGCCGATCAGGCCGTCGCCGCCGGGGCGAAGGCCGTCTGGTTCCAGCTCGGGGTCGTCGACCAGGACGCGTACGACCGCACGCGCGCCGCCGGGCTCGACATGGTCATGGACCGGTGCCCGGCGATCGAGATCCCCCGCCTCGGCTGA
- a CDS encoding phytoene/squalene synthase family protein yields MSAWNQALDAAGIRAPGLRDDYTRQRELAARFKRSAYLAARLLLPRPLFPHVVAATAFMHHSDNLLDSGPLDARAEAYGAWEREVRDGLADGDSGHPVIRPLLNTITAHPRLRDHVEDYLRTARTDLDFTGFATEADYQAYIDAYSLPAFMLVACLLGPDGDATEFRAACRTYIDAAQRIDFVNDLAEDLADGRLTLPREELERCGVTREDLEQARDLPGTRALIAAALDRARTTLAASSPLTHLVPEPGRPLVRALIAFDTLTLTAATHKGPALLKSPARPSVRGAVGVLVREYGAARRVGRGTGAGRHADVTAGP; encoded by the coding sequence ATGAGCGCGTGGAACCAGGCCCTCGACGCCGCGGGCATCCGCGCCCCAGGGCTGCGCGACGACTACACCCGCCAGCGCGAACTGGCCGCACGCTTCAAGCGCAGCGCCTATCTGGCCGCCCGGCTGCTGCTGCCGCGACCGCTGTTCCCGCACGTGGTCGCGGCGACCGCGTTCATGCACCACAGCGACAACCTGCTGGACAGCGGTCCCCTCGACGCCCGGGCCGAGGCCTACGGAGCATGGGAGCGCGAGGTTCGCGACGGCCTGGCCGACGGTGACAGCGGCCACCCGGTGATCCGTCCGCTCCTGAACACCATCACGGCCCACCCCCGCCTGCGCGACCACGTCGAGGACTACCTGCGCACCGCCCGCACCGACCTGGACTTCACGGGCTTCGCCACGGAGGCGGATTACCAGGCCTACATCGACGCCTACTCGCTGCCCGCGTTCATGCTCGTGGCCTGTCTGCTGGGCCCGGACGGCGACGCGACGGAGTTCCGCGCGGCATGCCGCACCTATATCGACGCCGCCCAGCGGATCGACTTCGTCAACGACCTCGCGGAGGACCTCGCCGACGGTCGACTCACCCTGCCCCGCGAGGAGTTGGAGCGCTGTGGGGTCACCCGCGAGGACCTGGAGCAGGCCCGCGATCTGCCCGGCACCCGTGCGTTGATCGCCGCCGCGCTCGACCGGGCCCGCACCACCCTCGCCGCGAGCAGCCCCCTGACCCACCTCGTCCCGGAGCCGGGCCGCCCCCTGGTCCGCGCCCTGATCGCCTTCGACACCCTCACCCTGACCGCGGCCACCCACAAGGGCCCCGCCCTCCTGAAATCCCCCGCCCGCCCGTCGGTGCGGGGGGCCGTGGGGGTGCTGGTGCGGGAGTACGGGGCGGCGCGGCGGGTGGGGCGGGGAACAGGCGCCGGACGGCACGCGGACGTCACCGCGGGGCCCTGA
- a CDS encoding polysaccharide lyase 8 family protein, with protein MSLDRRDVLRFGATAAVAAAVPLGLGEPASAAPLGPSDAGDHARIVAAYRELQIGVNRPSLRRDRALAALDQVALAHDAAMDVTRDQLWADLPTGPGSTYFPTMYYRLRTIAVAWATPGSALSARPDQPERIMTALTTLYRTQYNENTAEIGNWYSYEIGVPYWLLQTVVALGDRLPAADLERVLRPVLRFVADPNRRTNTPELVETGANRADKALITVVSGALAGDSARVAAGLAAVTDVAGQGAADLTRRSTHGDGYRTDGSFIQHEVVPYPGHYGLVLLSAIAALTHVTDATSTQLPSAVREMFESTVTQVYAPFLFAGSMMEPVRGRMLSRQGETGHDAGHQFIAAVVLLARTAAEPARSRLTSLAARWIAEGTWAPYLDVADVGRYSGGLQPVGVPEVEFAEQLTSRSRAATTAVREHRVFPQMDRMVHSTPGWSASLGTGSRRICRYESINGMNLHGWYTGDGVLYTFLPGRQGHYSDAYWPTVDATLLPGTTEKDAPPPPLLADPPRTATSYAGGVRFDDAHGAHGLDFVSQDGTLSARKSWFFTPDAVICLGAAIADASGAPVRTAIENRNLGEEGSARLLVNGRPDRSLPGTPSAVADARWLHLEGTAGYVLLDGPGRGPLTLLREDRAGSWLGIDTGANTHGTATRYTRRYQKIVLDHGVHPTDASYAYAVLPGASVDHTRRACGRWSVLANTGRAQSVCLDGQLTAASFFTAGTVERVRVSGAAAMMWGRTAIGWTFALSDPTQTQDTVRVTVEGAGHRLRHADPSVTVVATHPRLVVDIAVAGSFGATHTFTTA; from the coding sequence ATGTCGCTTGACCGCAGAGACGTGCTGCGCTTCGGAGCAACCGCGGCGGTGGCCGCCGCGGTCCCCCTCGGGCTCGGTGAGCCCGCGTCGGCCGCACCGCTCGGGCCCTCGGACGCCGGGGACCATGCCCGGATCGTGGCCGCGTACCGCGAGCTCCAAATCGGTGTGAACCGCCCGTCGCTCCGGCGCGACCGGGCCCTGGCCGCCCTGGATCAGGTGGCTCTCGCCCATGACGCGGCCATGGATGTGACCCGCGACCAGCTCTGGGCGGACCTGCCGACCGGGCCCGGCAGCACCTACTTCCCCACCATGTACTACCGGTTGAGGACCATCGCCGTGGCCTGGGCGACGCCCGGCTCAGCGCTGTCCGCCCGCCCCGATCAGCCCGAGCGCATCATGACCGCGCTCACCACCCTCTACCGTACGCAGTACAACGAGAACACCGCGGAGATCGGCAACTGGTACTCCTACGAGATCGGGGTGCCGTACTGGCTGCTCCAGACCGTCGTGGCGCTCGGCGACCGTCTGCCGGCCGCCGACCTCGAACGCGTGCTGCGTCCCGTGCTGCGCTTCGTCGCCGACCCCAACCGCCGGACCAACACACCCGAGTTGGTGGAGACCGGCGCCAACCGTGCGGACAAGGCGCTCATCACCGTGGTGTCCGGGGCGCTCGCGGGAGACTCAGCCCGGGTGGCCGCCGGCCTCGCGGCGGTGACCGACGTCGCGGGGCAGGGGGCCGCGGACCTCACCCGCCGCTCCACCCACGGCGACGGCTACCGCACCGACGGGTCCTTCATCCAGCACGAGGTGGTGCCCTACCCGGGTCACTACGGTCTGGTGCTCCTGAGCGCGATCGCCGCCCTGACCCATGTCACCGACGCCACCTCCACCCAACTCCCGTCCGCCGTGAGGGAGATGTTCGAGTCGACCGTCACCCAGGTGTACGCGCCGTTCCTGTTCGCCGGGTCGATGATGGAGCCGGTGCGCGGCCGGATGCTCTCTCGGCAGGGCGAGACGGGGCACGACGCCGGGCACCAGTTCATCGCGGCCGTGGTCCTTCTCGCCAGGACCGCCGCCGAACCCGCCCGCTCCCGCCTCACGTCTCTGGCCGCGCGCTGGATCGCGGAGGGCACCTGGGCGCCGTACCTCGACGTCGCCGACGTCGGCAGGTACTCGGGCGGGCTGCAACCCGTGGGCGTACCCGAGGTCGAGTTCGCCGAACAGCTCACGTCCAGGTCGCGTGCCGCCACCACGGCGGTCCGGGAGCACCGGGTGTTCCCGCAGATGGACCGGATGGTGCACAGCACCCCCGGGTGGTCCGCCTCGCTCGGAACGGGGTCGCGGCGCATCTGCCGGTACGAGTCCATCAACGGCATGAACCTGCACGGCTGGTACACGGGCGACGGCGTGCTCTACACCTTCCTGCCGGGCCGACAGGGCCACTACAGCGACGCCTACTGGCCGACCGTGGACGCCACCCTGCTCCCGGGCACCACCGAGAAGGACGCCCCACCGCCCCCGCTGCTCGCCGACCCGCCGCGCACCGCCACCTCGTACGCCGGCGGGGTGCGCTTCGACGACGCCCACGGCGCCCACGGCCTGGACTTCGTCTCGCAGGACGGCACCCTGTCGGCCAGGAAGTCCTGGTTCTTCACCCCGGACGCGGTGATCTGCCTCGGCGCCGCCATCGCGGACGCCTCGGGCGCCCCGGTGCGCACGGCCATCGAGAACCGCAACCTCGGCGAGGAGGGCTCCGCCCGGCTGCTCGTCAACGGCCGCCCGGACCGCTCCCTGCCCGGCACGCCCAGCGCCGTAGCCGACGCGCGGTGGCTGCACCTGGAGGGCACGGCCGGATACGTACTTCTCGACGGGCCGGGCCGAGGGCCCCTCACCCTCCTGCGCGAGGACCGCGCCGGCAGCTGGCTAGGCATCGACACCGGCGCCAACACCCATGGCACGGCGACCCGTTACACCCGCCGCTACCAGAAGATCGTCCTCGACCACGGCGTCCACCCGACCGACGCGAGCTACGCCTACGCGGTGCTGCCGGGCGCCTCCGTGGACCACACCCGCCGGGCGTGCGGGCGGTGGAGCGTACTGGCCAACACGGGACGGGCCCAATCGGTGTGCCTGGACGGGCAGTTGACGGCAGCGTCGTTCTTCACGGCGGGCACCGTCGAACGGGTCCGGGTGTCGGGGGCCGCCGCGATGATGTGGGGGCGTACCGCCATCGGGTGGACGTTCGCCCTGTCCGACCCCACGCAGACGCAGGACACCGTGCGGGTGACCGTCGAGGGGGCGGGCCACCGGCTCCGGCACGCCGATCCCTCCGTCACCGTGGTCGCCACCCACCCGAGGCTGGTGGTGGACATCGCGGTCGCCGGGTCGTTCGGAGCCACCCACACGTTCACCACGGCCTGA
- the fusA gene encoding elongation factor G, which yields MRTPIRPLTATPLRALRNLGILAHVDAGKTTLTERILFATGAVHKRGEVHDGTTVTDFDAQERDRGITIFAAAVSCDWDGHHINLIDTPGHVDFADEVERSLRVLDGAVAVFDAVAGVEPQSESVWRQADRHGVPRIAFVNKMDRAGADLDTAVASIKDRLGAVPLVVQLPVGREDGFTGVIDLVRMRTLLWDGDTRTEGPVLEEWSDDAAGRRRLLEETVAELHPDALEEFCGASELSEETLVRALRELTLGGDAVVVLCGSAYRNRGIEPLLDAVLAYLPSPLDMPPVRGTADGREQERAPDPAAPFAALAFKVNSTARGRLTHLRIYSGTLRKGAWVRDAASGRTERVGRILRVQADRHEEKEEAMAGDIVAVVGLKTARPGATLCAPDAPVLLEPPSVADPVVSVAVEARLAGDTGRLAAALARLAEEDPSLVVRSDPETGQTVLSGLGELHLEVAVEKIRRDLDVEVNVGRPQVSYRETVLRGVSGVVYRHVKQDGGAGQFAHIVLDVEPMEEGGFAFRSTVVGGRVPQEYARAVEAGCRDALAEGPLGGHPVTGLRVTLTDGAIHSKDSSEMAFRTAGRFGLREALRASEMGLLEPVAEITVTVPEDGVGGVLGDLAARRGQVTASTAGAGSAVITATVPLAELFGYASRLRGRTQGRGTFTTRPAPLAPVPTAVAQALLAR from the coding sequence ATGCGTACTCCCATCCGACCCCTCACCGCGACACCCCTGCGCGCCCTGCGCAACCTCGGCATCCTCGCCCACGTCGACGCCGGCAAGACGACCCTCACCGAGCGGATCCTGTTCGCGACCGGCGCCGTCCACAAGCGGGGCGAGGTCCACGACGGGACGACCGTCACCGACTTCGACGCCCAGGAACGCGATCGTGGCATCACCATCTTCGCCGCCGCCGTGAGCTGCGACTGGGACGGGCACCACATCAACCTCATCGACACCCCGGGCCACGTCGACTTCGCCGACGAGGTCGAACGGTCCCTGCGGGTCCTGGACGGCGCGGTCGCCGTGTTCGACGCCGTCGCCGGTGTGGAACCCCAGAGCGAGTCGGTCTGGCGCCAGGCCGACCGGCACGGCGTGCCGCGGATCGCGTTCGTGAACAAAATGGACCGGGCGGGAGCCGACCTCGACACCGCGGTCGCCTCCATCAAGGACCGGCTCGGCGCCGTGCCGTTGGTGGTCCAGCTTCCCGTGGGGCGCGAGGACGGCTTCACCGGCGTCATCGACCTGGTGCGGATGCGCACCCTGCTGTGGGACGGCGACACCCGTACCGAAGGACCCGTCCTCGAGGAGTGGTCCGACGACGCCGCCGGTCGGCGCCGACTCCTGGAGGAGACGGTGGCGGAGCTGCATCCGGACGCGCTCGAAGAGTTCTGCGGCGCTTCGGAGCTGAGCGAGGAGACCCTGGTGCGCGCCCTGCGCGAGCTGACCCTCGGCGGCGACGCGGTGGTCGTGCTGTGCGGCTCGGCCTACCGCAACCGCGGGATCGAACCCCTCCTCGACGCCGTGCTGGCCTATCTGCCCTCGCCCCTCGACATGCCGCCGGTACGCGGCACCGCCGACGGTCGTGAACAGGAGCGGGCGCCCGACCCGGCGGCGCCCTTCGCGGCGCTCGCCTTCAAGGTGAACTCCACGGCGCGCGGCCGCCTTACCCATCTGCGGATCTACTCGGGCACCCTGCGCAAGGGCGCCTGGGTACGCGACGCGGCGAGCGGCCGCACCGAACGCGTCGGCAGGATCCTGCGCGTGCAGGCCGACCGGCACGAGGAGAAGGAGGAAGCGATGGCGGGGGACATCGTCGCGGTGGTCGGCCTCAAGACCGCCCGGCCCGGCGCGACGCTGTGCGCGCCGGACGCGCCCGTGCTCCTGGAGCCGCCCTCGGTCGCCGATCCGGTGGTGTCGGTCGCGGTCGAGGCCAGGCTGGCCGGCGACACGGGCCGGCTCGCGGCGGCCCTGGCCCGCCTGGCCGAGGAGGATCCGTCCCTGGTGGTGCGGTCCGATCCGGAGACCGGTCAGACGGTGCTCTCGGGCCTGGGCGAGCTCCATCTGGAGGTCGCGGTGGAGAAGATCCGCCGCGATCTGGACGTGGAGGTCAACGTCGGCCGGCCGCAGGTCTCCTACCGCGAAACCGTCCTGCGCGGCGTGAGCGGCGTGGTGTACCGGCACGTCAAACAGGACGGCGGCGCCGGGCAGTTCGCACACATCGTCCTGGACGTCGAGCCCATGGAGGAGGGGGGATTCGCATTCCGCTCGACGGTGGTCGGCGGCCGGGTGCCGCAGGAGTACGCGCGGGCCGTGGAGGCGGGCTGCCGCGACGCCCTGGCCGAGGGTCCGCTCGGCGGCCATCCGGTCACCGGGCTGCGGGTCACGCTCACCGACGGGGCGATCCACTCCAAGGACTCCTCGGAGATGGCGTTCCGCACGGCGGGCAGGTTCGGGCTGCGCGAGGCGTTGCGCGCGAGTGAGATGGGACTCCTCGAACCGGTCGCGGAGATCACGGTGACCGTTCCCGAGGACGGCGTCGGCGGCGTCCTCGGTGATCTCGCCGCCCGCCGAGGCCAGGTGACGGCGTCCACCGCCGGCGCCGGATCCGCGGTGATCACCGCCACGGTTCCGCTGGCCGAGCTGTTCGGGTACGCCTCCCGGCTGCGCGGGCGGACCCAGGGCCGGGGCACCTTCACCACCCGGCCCGCACCGCTCGCGCCGGTACCGACCGCGGTGGCGCAGGCCCTTTTGGCGCGGTAG
- a CDS encoding YigZ family protein, with the protein MQEQYRTVARAGVHESEINRSRFICALAPAATEQEAQDFIARVRKEHPTAGHHCFAYVIGADASVQKASDDGEPGGTAGVPMLQMLTRREVRYAVAVVTRYFGGVKLGAGGLIRAYGGVVGEALDELGTIVRRRFRLATVTVDHQRAGKLENDLRATGRAVREVAYAEAVTIEIGLPEADIEAFRGWLADATAGTATLELGGEAYGDA; encoded by the coding sequence ATGCAGGAGCAGTACCGCACCGTCGCCCGAGCGGGCGTGCACGAGAGCGAGATCAACCGGTCGCGCTTCATCTGCGCGCTCGCGCCCGCCGCCACCGAACAGGAAGCCCAGGACTTCATCGCCCGCGTCCGCAAGGAGCACCCGACGGCCGGGCACCACTGCTTCGCGTACGTCATCGGAGCCGACGCCTCCGTACAGAAGGCGAGCGACGACGGCGAACCCGGCGGCACCGCCGGAGTCCCCATGCTCCAGATGCTGACCCGGCGCGAGGTGCGCTACGCCGTGGCCGTGGTCACCCGTTACTTCGGCGGGGTCAAGCTGGGCGCGGGCGGTCTGATCAGGGCGTACGGAGGCGTCGTCGGCGAGGCCCTGGACGAGCTCGGCACCATCGTGCGCCGCAGGTTCCGCCTGGCCACCGTCACCGTCGACCACCAGCGCGCCGGGAAACTGGAGAACGACCTCAGGGCGACCGGCCGCGCGGTGCGCGAGGTGGCCTACGCCGAAGCCGTCACCATCGAGATCGGTCTCCCCGAGGCCGACATCGAGGCCTTCCGCGGCTGGCTCGCCGACGCCACGGCCGGCACGGCCACGCTGGAGCTGGGCGGAGAGGCGTACGGGGACGCCTGA
- a CDS encoding exonuclease SbcCD subunit D has translation MRFLHTSDWHLGRSFHRVDLLGAQAAFVDHVVATVRDRGVDAVLVAGDVYDRAVPPLAAVDLFDRALHRLADLGVPTVMISGNHDSARRLGVGAGLIQRAGIHLRTDPAGCGTPVMIGDVACYGLPYLEPALVRDELGAPKGGHEAVLAAAMDRVRADLAERPHGTRSIVLAHAFVAGGEPSDSERDITVGGVAAVPAGVFDGVDYVALGHLHGSQVITERVRYSGSPLAYSFSEADHRKSMWLVDLAADGTVEAERIDCPVPRPLARIRGRLDALLDDPALARHEQAWVEATLTDAARPADAMARISARFPGTLSLAFDPEGADGEPHTSYAQRLSGRSDQQIAEDFVAHVRGGSGPDDHERTVLRGAFDAVRVDDGVREVAR, from the coding sequence ATGAGATTCCTGCACACCTCGGACTGGCACCTGGGCCGGTCCTTCCACCGGGTCGATCTGCTCGGTGCCCAGGCCGCGTTCGTCGACCACGTGGTGGCGACGGTTCGCGACCGAGGTGTGGACGCGGTCCTGGTCGCGGGTGACGTGTACGACCGAGCGGTGCCGCCGCTGGCCGCCGTCGACCTCTTCGACCGGGCGCTGCACCGCCTCGCCGACCTCGGCGTGCCGACCGTGATGATCTCCGGCAACCACGACTCGGCGCGCAGGCTCGGAGTGGGGGCGGGCCTGATCCAGCGGGCCGGAATCCATCTGCGGACCGACCCGGCGGGGTGCGGCACCCCGGTCATGATCGGGGACGTGGCCTGCTACGGGCTGCCCTATCTGGAACCCGCGCTGGTCCGCGACGAACTGGGCGCGCCCAAGGGCGGCCACGAAGCGGTGCTCGCCGCGGCCATGGACCGGGTCCGGGCCGACCTCGCGGAGCGCCCCCACGGCACCCGCTCCATCGTCCTCGCGCACGCCTTCGTGGCCGGCGGCGAGCCGAGCGACAGCGAACGCGACATCACCGTCGGGGGAGTGGCCGCCGTGCCCGCCGGAGTCTTCGACGGCGTGGACTATGTGGCCCTCGGGCACCTCCACGGCAGCCAGGTGATCACCGAACGGGTCCGCTACTCGGGCTCCCCGCTCGCCTACTCCTTCTCGGAGGCCGACCACCGCAAGTCCATGTGGCTGGTGGACCTCGCGGCCGACGGAACCGTCGAGGCCGAGCGGATCGACTGCCCGGTGCCGCGCCCCCTGGCCCGCATCCGGGGCCGGCTCGACGCGCTCCTCGACGACCCGGCCCTGGCCCGGCACGAACAGGCCTGGGTGGAGGCCACGTTGACCGACGCCGCCCGCCCGGCCGACGCGATGGCGAGGATCAGCGCCCGCTTCCCCGGCACCCTGAGCCTGGCCTTCGACCCCGAAGGGGCCGACGGCGAGCCGCACACCTCGTACGCGCAGCGCCTCAGCGGACGCAGCGACCAGCAGATCGCGGAGGACTTCGTGGCGCACGTACGCGGCGGCAGCGGCCCCGACGACCACGAACGGACGGTCCTGCGAGGGGCGTTCGACGCCGTGCGGGTCGACGACGGGGTGCGCGAGGTGGCCCGATGA